A region from the Pseudomonas promysalinigenes genome encodes:
- a CDS encoding IclR family transcriptional regulator gives MAGSQIERAFSIVESLTGEPHGLGLQALAERLDIPKSAAHRMLSELVRLGYVRQNRDNSRYQLSAKLVALGFRYLSSSGADIIQPILDRLAQESGELVRLGVVEGNRQTWIAKSQGARSGLRYDPDMGRDAPLFYTASGHAWLASLGDEQAVQMVLRQGIADPAQFGPNAPRSMDELLAYLHQARQRGYAWVEQTSAIGTSALAAVVRRPQGGEVIGVLSVAGPSARLAQARLADLAPLLLSAAQELSAASPASEIFA, from the coding sequence ATGGCAGGTAGTCAGATCGAACGCGCTTTCAGTATTGTCGAGAGCTTGACCGGCGAGCCCCATGGCTTGGGGCTGCAAGCCTTGGCCGAACGTCTGGACATTCCCAAGAGCGCAGCCCACCGCATGCTCAGTGAACTGGTGCGCCTTGGCTACGTGCGTCAGAACCGCGACAACAGCCGCTATCAGTTATCGGCCAAACTGGTGGCGTTGGGCTTCCGTTACCTATCCAGTAGCGGCGCCGACATCATTCAGCCCATTCTTGATCGCTTGGCCCAGGAAAGTGGTGAACTGGTGCGCCTGGGGGTGGTTGAGGGCAACCGCCAGACCTGGATCGCCAAGTCGCAAGGTGCCCGTTCCGGCCTGCGTTACGACCCCGACATGGGCCGCGATGCGCCATTGTTCTATACCGCTTCCGGGCACGCGTGGCTTGCCAGCCTCGGCGACGAGCAAGCCGTGCAGATGGTGTTGCGCCAGGGCATCGCCGACCCTGCCCAGTTCGGCCCCAATGCGCCGCGGTCCATGGACGAGCTATTGGCTTACCTGCACCAAGCCCGCCAACGGGGCTATGCCTGGGTCGAGCAAACCTCTGCGATAGGCACCTCGGCGCTGGCCGCGGTGGTGCGCCGCCCACAGGGTGGTGAAGTGATTGGCGTGCTCAGTGTTGCCGGCCCCAGCGCCCGCCTGGCGCAAGCTCGGCTGGCGGACCTTGCGCCGTTGCTGTTGAGCGCGGCACAAGAGCTGTCCGCCGCCAGCCCAGCCAGTGAGATCTTCGCCTAA
- a CDS encoding MFS transporter — translation MNHSKLSSASLQLPAAGIGDKIRGAFAVGKTRWGMLALVFFATTLNYIDRAALGIMQPELAKAMNWTAMDYANINFWFQVGYAVGFVLQGRLIDKVGVKRAFFAAVLLWSLATGAHGLATSAAGFMVCRFILGLTEAANYPACVKTVRLWFPAGERAIATGLFNAGTNVGAMVTPALLPLILTVWGWQAAFIAMGCLGLVWLVFWSLKYFNPQEHPKVSQGELDYIEQDAEPEVARLPFSRILGMRGTWAFAVAYAITAPVFWFYLYWLPPFLNQQYNLGISVTQMGLPLMLIWLTADFGSIGGGILSSWLIGRGVRATTARLVSMLIFACTMVSVTFATHASGLWVAVLAIALAVGAHQAWTANIWSLVMDYTPKHLISTVFGFASMCAAVGGMFMTQIVGSVLMATHNNYAVLFTLIPAMYFLALIWMYFMAPRKLQA, via the coding sequence ATGAACCACTCCAAGCTCTCCAGCGCGAGCCTGCAGCTGCCTGCTGCTGGCATCGGCGACAAGATCCGCGGCGCCTTTGCCGTAGGCAAGACGCGATGGGGCATGCTCGCCCTGGTGTTTTTCGCCACTACCCTGAACTACATCGACCGCGCCGCCTTGGGCATCATGCAGCCGGAACTGGCCAAGGCCATGAACTGGACGGCGATGGACTACGCCAACATCAACTTCTGGTTCCAGGTCGGCTATGCCGTTGGCTTCGTGCTCCAGGGCCGGCTGATCGACAAGGTTGGGGTCAAACGCGCCTTCTTCGCCGCCGTGCTGCTCTGGAGCCTGGCCACCGGCGCCCATGGCCTTGCCACGTCTGCGGCTGGTTTCATGGTCTGCCGTTTCATCCTGGGCCTGACCGAAGCGGCCAACTATCCAGCCTGCGTCAAGACCGTACGCCTGTGGTTCCCTGCCGGTGAACGCGCCATCGCCACTGGCCTGTTCAACGCTGGCACCAACGTCGGTGCCATGGTCACCCCGGCCCTGCTGCCGCTGATTCTCACCGTCTGGGGCTGGCAGGCTGCGTTCATCGCCATGGGTTGCCTGGGCCTGGTCTGGCTGGTGTTCTGGAGCCTCAAGTACTTCAACCCGCAAGAACACCCAAAGGTCAGCCAGGGTGAACTGGACTACATCGAACAGGACGCAGAACCGGAGGTGGCGCGCCTGCCTTTTAGCCGTATCCTCGGCATGCGCGGCACCTGGGCCTTTGCCGTAGCCTACGCGATCACTGCGCCGGTGTTCTGGTTCTACCTGTACTGGCTGCCGCCTTTCCTCAACCAGCAGTACAACTTGGGCATCAGTGTGACCCAGATGGGGCTGCCACTGATGCTGATCTGGCTAACCGCGGACTTCGGCAGCATCGGTGGCGGCATCCTCTCATCGTGGCTGATCGGCCGAGGCGTACGCGCAACCACCGCGCGGCTGGTGTCGATGCTGATCTTCGCCTGCACCATGGTCAGCGTGACCTTCGCTACCCATGCCAGCGGGCTGTGGGTGGCAGTGCTGGCCATCGCCTTGGCGGTGGGTGCGCATCAGGCCTGGACTGCGAACATCTGGAGCCTGGTGATGGACTACACGCCCAAGCACCTGATCAGCACGGTATTCGGTTTTGCCAGCATGTGTGCAGCGGTTGGCGGCATGTTCATGACGCAGATCGTCGGCAGCGTGTTGATGGCCACCCATAACAACTATGCCGTGCTGTTCACCTTGATTCCGGCCATGTACTTCCTGGCGCTGATATGGATGTACTTCATGGCGCCGCGCAAACTCCAGGCCTGA
- a CDS encoding FAS1-like dehydratase domain-containing protein, translating into MTACHSPLDYSAWTGRTEDAVDELSLNLIKRIAATFGQTPPAAGQPLPALWMWCFFQEPVAESQLGGDGHPARGGFLPPADNRNRMWAGGRVDFIAPLIVGAQAQRRSTLLHIEQKHGRTGALLFVTVRHEYLQNGQLCVREEQDIVYREPNPPKLHSAPAEAPADWSETVTPTPTLLFRYSAVTFNGHRIHYDYPYVTSTEGYAGLVVHGPMIATLNLQAFMRANPGKQVRHFAYRGVRPLTVPGAFEVAGRISAPGQARLWAGNADGVAQSADVVFD; encoded by the coding sequence ATGACTGCTTGCCACTCGCCCCTCGACTACAGCGCCTGGACGGGGCGTACCGAGGATGCCGTCGATGAATTGAGCCTGAACCTGATCAAGCGCATTGCCGCCACCTTTGGGCAAACCCCACCCGCCGCAGGGCAACCCCTTCCAGCTTTATGGATGTGGTGCTTCTTCCAGGAACCAGTGGCCGAGTCACAGCTAGGCGGTGACGGCCACCCGGCTCGCGGCGGTTTCCTGCCCCCGGCCGACAACCGTAACCGCATGTGGGCTGGCGGGCGGGTCGACTTCATCGCACCCTTGATCGTTGGCGCGCAGGCCCAGCGCCGCTCGACCCTGCTGCACATCGAGCAAAAGCATGGCCGCACGGGCGCCCTGCTGTTTGTCACAGTGCGTCATGAGTACCTGCAGAACGGGCAGCTGTGCGTGCGTGAAGAACAGGACATCGTGTACCGCGAACCCAACCCACCGAAGCTGCACAGCGCCCCGGCAGAAGCCCCGGCCGATTGGAGCGAAACGGTGACGCCCACACCCACCCTGTTGTTCCGGTATTCCGCCGTCACCTTCAACGGCCACCGCATCCACTACGACTACCCCTACGTCACCAGCACCGAAGGCTACGCAGGCTTAGTGGTGCACGGCCCGATGATTGCCACGTTGAACCTGCAAGCGTTCATGCGCGCCAACCCAGGCAAGCAGGTGCGTCACTTCGCCTACCGCGGCGTGCGCCCGCTGACCGTGCCGGGGGCGTTCGAGGTGGCCGGCCGCATCAGTGCACCCGGCCAGGCCCGGCTGTGGGCTGGCAATGCCGACGGCGTGGCGCAAAGCGCAGACGTGGTTTTTGACTGA
- a CDS encoding Gfo/Idh/MocA family protein: protein MNSPLRVALIGAGIMGRQHYQHLSQLPQARLCAVADPGPQAEAFAAQCGAAYYADHRKMLEHARPDAVIVANPNNLHVACALDCVEAGIPVLVEKPVGVHLDEVRSLVEASRKRNVPVLVGHHRRHNPLITKAREVIEQGKLGRLVNVTALWQLQKPDSYFETPWRREPGAGFLLTNLIHDLDLLRFLCGEVVQVQAFTRNDVRGFANEDSAAVLLQFANGALGSLTGSDAVAAPWSWELDSGESPVYPRQEGQPCYLLAGTEGAMSIPQLKRWHYAEAGSGWHTPLLQSRESIPAGQALTLQLQHFIRVAQGREAPLIDAADGGRTLALVDAIREAAETGRACAPALIA, encoded by the coding sequence TTGAATTCACCCTTACGAGTTGCCTTGATCGGCGCTGGAATCATGGGCCGCCAGCACTACCAACACCTGAGCCAGTTGCCCCAGGCCCGGCTATGCGCCGTGGCAGATCCAGGCCCGCAAGCCGAGGCTTTCGCTGCCCAATGTGGGGCTGCCTATTATGCCGACCACCGGAAGATGCTCGAGCACGCCAGGCCAGACGCTGTGATCGTCGCCAACCCTAACAACCTGCATGTGGCTTGCGCCCTGGATTGTGTGGAGGCCGGCATACCGGTGCTGGTGGAAAAGCCCGTGGGCGTGCACCTGGATGAAGTGCGTAGTTTGGTAGAGGCCTCGCGTAAGCGGAACGTGCCAGTGCTGGTCGGTCATCATCGGCGGCACAACCCGCTGATCACCAAAGCCCGCGAGGTGATCGAGCAAGGCAAGCTGGGCCGCTTGGTCAACGTCACTGCCCTCTGGCAGTTGCAAAAACCCGACAGCTACTTCGAAACGCCCTGGCGCCGCGAGCCCGGCGCGGGCTTTCTGCTGACCAACTTGATCCATGACCTGGACCTGCTGCGCTTTCTGTGTGGGGAAGTCGTCCAGGTGCAGGCGTTCACCCGTAACGACGTGCGCGGCTTCGCCAATGAAGACAGCGCCGCGGTGCTGCTGCAGTTCGCCAACGGCGCGCTGGGCAGCCTGACGGGGTCCGACGCGGTGGCCGCGCCGTGGAGCTGGGAGCTGGACTCAGGTGAAAGCCCGGTTTATCCGCGTCAGGAGGGCCAGCCTTGCTACTTGCTCGCTGGCACCGAAGGGGCAATGAGCATTCCGCAGCTCAAACGCTGGCATTACGCCGAGGCAGGCTCGGGCTGGCATACGCCTTTGCTGCAAAGCCGCGAAAGCATACCTGCAGGCCAAGCCCTGACCTTGCAATTGCAGCACTTCATCCGCGTAGCCCAAGGCCGTGAGGCGCCGTTGATCGATGCCGCCGATGGCGGTCGCACGCTGGCGCTGGTCGATGCCATCCGCGAGGCTGCCGAAACCGGCCGGGCCTGTGCCCCTGCGTTGATCGCCTGA
- a CDS encoding FAD-dependent oxidoreductase yields MPAQSFPSDCDVLVVGSGAAGLAAAVTAAWHGQKVVLVEKDPVFGGATAWSGGWAWVPRNPLAQRAGICEDIEQPRTYLRNELGTRYDAERVDAFLEACPHMVAFFERHTTLQFADGNGIPDMHGDTPGAALGGHQVIAAPYDARQLGALLPRLRKTLRETSFMGMPIMAGADLAAFLNMTRSPRALLHVGKRFARHLYHLARYGRAMHLVNGVALVARLAKSAEDLGVRMIESTAAKSLLLKDGKVQGAVLDTAQGERTIRARAVILAAGGFPNDAERRRQLFPRDDSGYDNLALPPPSCSGDGLRLGEAAGGVVATDLKSPVAWAPVSEVPHRDGSTGHFPHIIERGKPGIIGVLANGKRFVNEAHGYYDYVSAMIEAVPAGEPVCSWLICDHRFVRRFGLGYVRPAPLPLGAHLRSGYLKRGQTLADLAKACGIDPAGLSATVADFNLHARQGQDPAFGRGSTPFNRKQGDPMHPGPNPCVAPIEHGPFYAVKVQPGCFGTFAGLRTDGHARVLNEAGQPINGLYAAGTDMASIFGGWYPSGGINLGPALTFGYVAARHISGVTAYE; encoded by the coding sequence ATGCCTGCCCAATCCTTCCCAAGCGACTGCGACGTACTGGTGGTCGGCTCTGGCGCAGCCGGCCTGGCTGCGGCCGTTACGGCTGCCTGGCATGGGCAGAAGGTCGTGCTGGTGGAAAAAGACCCCGTCTTCGGTGGTGCCACCGCCTGGTCTGGGGGCTGGGCATGGGTGCCCCGCAACCCGCTGGCCCAGCGCGCAGGCATCTGCGAAGACATCGAGCAGCCGCGTACCTACCTGCGCAACGAACTGGGCACACGCTATGACGCTGAGCGCGTGGATGCGTTTCTGGAAGCTTGCCCACACATGGTCGCGTTCTTCGAACGGCACACCACGTTGCAATTTGCAGACGGCAACGGCATCCCCGACATGCACGGTGACACCCCTGGCGCTGCACTCGGGGGCCATCAGGTGATAGCCGCCCCTTACGATGCCCGCCAGCTTGGCGCGCTGCTCCCGCGCCTGCGCAAGACCCTGCGGGAAACCTCGTTCATGGGCATGCCAATCATGGCCGGCGCTGACCTGGCAGCGTTCCTCAACATGACGCGCTCACCGCGTGCCTTGTTGCATGTGGGCAAACGCTTCGCTCGTCACCTGTATCATCTGGCCCGCTATGGTCGCGCCATGCATTTGGTCAACGGCGTTGCGCTGGTGGCACGGCTGGCCAAATCCGCCGAAGACCTGGGTGTGCGAATGATCGAGTCGACCGCGGCCAAAAGCCTGCTGCTCAAGGACGGTAAGGTGCAAGGCGCAGTACTGGACACCGCACAGGGCGAGCGAACAATACGCGCCAGAGCCGTGATATTGGCTGCCGGAGGCTTCCCCAACGACGCTGAACGCCGTCGGCAACTGTTCCCGCGTGACGACAGCGGCTACGACAACCTAGCCCTGCCGCCACCGTCCTGCTCAGGCGACGGTTTACGCCTGGGTGAAGCGGCCGGCGGTGTGGTAGCCACCGACCTGAAGTCACCGGTTGCCTGGGCACCGGTTTCGGAAGTCCCCCACCGCGACGGCAGCACAGGCCATTTTCCGCACATCATCGAACGGGGCAAGCCCGGAATCATCGGCGTATTGGCCAACGGCAAGCGCTTCGTCAATGAAGCGCACGGCTACTACGACTACGTATCAGCGATGATCGAAGCCGTGCCAGCGGGCGAGCCGGTGTGCTCCTGGCTGATCTGCGACCACCGCTTCGTGCGGCGCTTCGGCCTGGGCTATGTGCGCCCTGCACCATTACCCCTGGGCGCGCATCTGCGTAGTGGTTACCTCAAACGCGGCCAGACGCTGGCTGACTTGGCCAAGGCATGCGGTATCGACCCTGCTGGGCTGAGCGCCACCGTGGCAGACTTCAACCTACACGCACGCCAGGGCCAGGACCCAGCCTTCGGCCGTGGCTCGACCCCGTTCAACCGCAAGCAGGGCGACCCCATGCACCCAGGGCCCAACCCATGCGTGGCGCCCATCGAGCATGGGCCGTTCTACGCTGTGAAGGTGCAACCCGGCTGCTTCGGCACGTTCGCCGGGCTGCGCACTGATGGCCACGCGCGGGTGCTGAACGAGGCCGGCCAGCCGATCAATGGGTTGTACGCGGCCGGCACCGACATGGCCAGCATCTTCGGCGGCTGGTACCCGTCTGGCGGCATCAACCTTGGGCCGGCGCTGACCTTCGGCTACGTCGCGGCAAGGCATATCAGCGGCGTCACCGCCTATGAATAG
- a CDS encoding TorF family putative porin yields MTRPLLLLTAALLTSPALHAQLIQRQLGDFDFKLGTTPSRSMAQGLISPTAVGAFHGGLDLSHSSGWYIGQYAPSMGVAPDSTLRLDSYTGYKHHFDNTLGYEVGLVHYSQPNIAGAESFALYGGLSILGSRFGGAWRDNPDNRTGTLFADFGQWPLFDVDLTVKLAHHRLGTPFTLGDGSQINGFSDWSLELSRPWLGIDLNLIYSNSNLSGSGCDAYAGINSACESMVTLKAQRSFF; encoded by the coding sequence ATGACCAGGCCCCTTCTGTTGCTGACTGCGGCGCTCCTTACGAGCCCGGCATTGCACGCGCAACTGATCCAGCGCCAATTGGGCGATTTCGACTTCAAGCTTGGTACCACCCCGTCGCGCAGCATGGCCCAGGGGTTGATCTCGCCGACTGCGGTGGGCGCTTTTCACGGCGGGCTGGACCTTAGCCACTCCAGCGGCTGGTACATTGGCCAGTACGCACCCAGCATGGGCGTTGCGCCGGACTCCACCCTGCGTCTGGACAGCTACACCGGCTACAAGCACCACTTCGACAATACCCTGGGTTACGAGGTGGGCCTGGTTCACTACAGTCAGCCGAACATCGCCGGTGCCGAAAGCTTTGCCCTCTACGGCGGGCTGTCGATATTGGGCAGCCGCTTCGGGGGTGCTTGGCGTGATAACCCGGACAACCGCACCGGCACGCTATTCGCCGACTTCGGCCAGTGGCCCTTGTTCGACGTGGACCTGACCGTCAAGCTCGCCCACCATCGCCTGGGAACACCCTTCACACTCGGTGACGGTAGCCAGATCAACGGCTTTTCCGACTGGTCGCTTGAGCTATCGCGACCCTGGCTTGGTATCGATCTCAACCTGATCTACAGCAACTCCAACCTCAGCGGCAGCGGCTGCGATGCCTATGCCGGTATCAACAGCGCCTGCGAAAGCATGGTGACCCTCAAAGCCCAACGCAGCTTTTTCTGA
- a CDS encoding acyl-CoA dehydrogenase family protein: protein MHTYDSDDLNAIREGVRALCAEFDASYWRKIDEQKAFPQAFVKAMTDAGWLSAMIPEAYGGSGLGLAEASVILEEVNACGGNSGTVHGQMYNMFTLLRHGSEEQKRHYLPKLASGELRLQSMGVTEPTTGTDTTKIKTTAVRQGDKYLINGQKVWISRVQHSDLMILLARTTPLPEVKKKSEGMSIFLVDLRQAIGNGLTVQPIANMVNHETNELFFDNLELPVSSLIGEEGKGFRYILDGLNAERTLIAAECIGDGRWFIEKASAYARDRVVFGRPIGQNQGVQFPIAEAHIELEAADLMRWRACDEYDSGQNAGASANMAKYLAAKASWEAANACLQTHGGFGFACEYDVERKFRETRLYQVAPISTNLILSYVAEHLLELPRSF, encoded by the coding sequence ATGCATACGTACGACAGCGATGACCTGAACGCCATCCGCGAGGGCGTGCGCGCCTTGTGCGCCGAGTTCGACGCCAGCTACTGGCGCAAGATCGATGAACAAAAAGCCTTCCCGCAAGCGTTCGTCAAAGCCATGACCGACGCTGGCTGGCTGTCGGCGATGATCCCCGAGGCGTATGGCGGCTCGGGGCTGGGGTTGGCAGAGGCCTCGGTTATTCTTGAGGAGGTCAACGCCTGCGGCGGCAACTCCGGTACGGTGCACGGGCAGATGTACAACATGTTCACCCTGCTGCGCCATGGCAGCGAGGAACAAAAGCGCCACTACCTGCCCAAGCTCGCCAGCGGTGAGCTGCGGCTGCAGTCGATGGGCGTGACGGAACCGACCACCGGGACCGACACCACCAAGATCAAGACCACGGCCGTGCGCCAAGGTGACAAGTACCTGATCAATGGCCAGAAGGTCTGGATTTCGCGTGTTCAACACTCAGATCTGATGATTCTACTGGCGCGCACCACGCCCCTGCCTGAGGTGAAGAAAAAATCCGAAGGCATGTCGATTTTCCTGGTCGACTTGCGCCAGGCCATCGGAAACGGCCTGACAGTGCAGCCGATCGCCAACATGGTCAACCATGAAACCAACGAGCTGTTCTTCGACAACCTGGAGCTGCCTGTCAGCAGCCTGATCGGCGAAGAAGGCAAAGGCTTTCGCTACATCCTCGATGGCCTCAACGCAGAGCGCACCCTGATCGCTGCCGAGTGCATCGGCGATGGCCGCTGGTTCATCGAAAAAGCCAGCGCCTATGCCCGCGACCGGGTAGTGTTCGGCCGCCCGATCGGGCAGAACCAAGGCGTGCAGTTCCCCATCGCCGAAGCCCACATCGAGCTTGAGGCAGCGGACCTGATGCGCTGGCGCGCCTGCGACGAATACGACAGCGGGCAGAACGCCGGGGCCAGTGCGAACATGGCCAAGTACCTGGCCGCCAAAGCTTCCTGGGAGGCGGCCAATGCCTGCCTGCAGACCCACGGCGGCTTCGGCTTTGCCTGCGAATACGATGTGGAGCGCAAGTTCCGCGAAACCCGCCTGTACCAAGTGGCGCCGATCTCTACCAACCTGATCCTGTCGTACGTGGCCGAGCATCTGCTCGAGCTGCCGCGTAGTTTCTGA
- a CDS encoding LysR family transcriptional regulator, with the protein MHFDLADLRLFIHIGESPSLTQGARRAFLSPAAASARIKALEAQLDSRLLYRDSRGVELTPAGQKLLMHARLIMRQVDYLKAEFAQFGTDQVGHIRIFANTTAVTEFLPEVLAGFMAKRPGVTVDLQERLSRDIVRGVLDGSSDMGIIAGPVEASGLQVLHFSTDRLVLIVPTAHELAGRKTVTFKQTLAFQHIGLHDGSTLLSFLRDHVERMGLNLSLRIQLSSFEAICRLVEAGVGIGIIPESAAIRHSQTMELVTIDLDEPWAVRERSILVRELQALPGTVRALIATLMPASAG; encoded by the coding sequence ATGCACTTTGATCTGGCAGACCTGCGGCTTTTCATCCATATCGGCGAGTCACCAAGCCTCACCCAGGGCGCGCGTCGGGCGTTTCTCTCGCCAGCGGCCGCCAGTGCCCGGATCAAAGCCTTGGAAGCTCAGCTCGATAGCCGCTTGCTATACCGTGACAGCCGTGGCGTGGAATTGACCCCTGCAGGGCAGAAGTTGTTGATGCATGCCCGTTTGATCATGCGTCAGGTCGACTACCTCAAAGCTGAGTTCGCTCAGTTCGGCACCGACCAGGTGGGGCATATTCGGATCTTCGCCAACACCACCGCCGTGACCGAATTTTTGCCAGAAGTGCTTGCCGGCTTCATGGCCAAACGCCCCGGGGTCACCGTCGACCTGCAGGAGCGCCTGTCGCGGGACATCGTGCGGGGCGTGCTCGATGGCAGCAGCGATATGGGCATCATCGCCGGGCCCGTGGAAGCCAGCGGCTTGCAGGTGCTGCATTTCAGTACCGACAGGCTGGTGCTGATCGTACCGACGGCCCACGAGCTGGCCGGGCGCAAGACCGTGACGTTCAAGCAGACCCTGGCTTTCCAGCACATCGGCCTGCACGACGGCAGCACCTTGCTGAGTTTTCTACGTGACCATGTGGAACGTATGGGCCTGAACCTCTCGCTACGGATTCAGCTGTCGAGCTTCGAGGCCATCTGCCGGCTGGTGGAAGCCGGGGTGGGCATCGGTATCATCCCCGAATCTGCCGCCATCCGGCATAGCCAGACCATGGAGCTGGTCACCATCGACCTGGACGAGCCGTGGGCCGTGCGCGAGCGCAGCATCCTGGTGCGTGAGCTGCAGGCTTTGCCGGGTACGGTACGGGCGTTGATCGCGACACTGATGCCAGCCAGCGCGGGCTGA
- a CDS encoding YidH family protein codes for MNKPPEPSRGWLASKLLANGQEPDPRFTLANERTFLAWIRTSLALLASGIAVDMFTAEIFSSGTRRLLAVALISLALLLSLPAFGRWLNVERAMRHKRPLPFPLIAPALSIGVSLVMAFFAYAVFFHA; via the coding sequence TTGAACAAGCCCCCAGAACCTTCCCGCGGCTGGCTGGCCAGCAAGCTCCTGGCGAATGGCCAGGAACCTGATCCACGTTTCACCCTGGCCAACGAGCGCACCTTCCTGGCCTGGATCAGAACCTCCCTGGCGCTGCTGGCCAGCGGTATAGCCGTGGACATGTTCACTGCCGAGATCTTCAGCTCCGGCACCCGGCGCCTGCTGGCGGTGGCCTTGATCAGCCTGGCCTTGCTCTTGAGCCTGCCGGCGTTCGGACGCTGGCTCAACGTAGAGCGAGCCATGCGCCATAAACGGCCGCTGCCCTTCCCTCTGATTGCACCAGCGCTGTCGATCGGCGTATCGCTGGTGATGGCGTTTTTTGCCTACGCGGTGTTCTTCCATGCCTGA
- a CDS encoding DUF202 domain-containing protein, with protein sequence MPDPTRLQADDGLQPERTLLAWRRTILAMVVCSCFFLRWVPQHGWLAVGPAIVCLLAAGAAWLRLRRSYQRNLIGLQAEIIASGVTVNLLLAVCVTVLCAVELFAILVW encoded by the coding sequence ATGCCTGACCCGACGCGCCTGCAGGCCGATGACGGCTTGCAGCCGGAGCGCACACTGCTGGCATGGCGTCGGACCATTCTGGCCATGGTGGTGTGCAGCTGCTTCTTTTTACGCTGGGTCCCGCAGCATGGCTGGCTGGCCGTAGGCCCAGCGATAGTCTGCCTGCTGGCCGCTGGCGCCGCCTGGTTGCGGTTACGGCGCAGCTATCAGCGCAACCTGATCGGCCTGCAGGCCGAAATCATCGCATCCGGGGTGACGGTGAACCTCTTGTTGGCCGTCTGCGTGACGGTGCTGTGCGCCGTGGAGTTGTTCGCGATTCTGGTCTGGTAG
- a CDS encoding sugar phosphate isomerase/epimerase family protein, which translates to MTDRIFSLAALTVLELSPPDMVEVAARAGYTHVGLRLVPATEQEQHFPLVADPQLRRQTKARLRDTGIKVLDLEILRLKPDTCVADFEPILAVGAELGGSELLVAGNDSDSARLTEHFAQLCDLAAGYGIYPHLEFMPWTDVRDLRQAMEVVANADRANGCVLVDAFHFNRSRCSLEDLAQLPPSRMRYAQLCDVAGPVPAEMEEILRQARNERRFPGDGDADLVGLLRALPATVPLSLEIPTRQLMEQGISAEQRARMALDKARAVLARR; encoded by the coding sequence ATGACCGATCGAATTTTCTCTCTCGCGGCGTTGACCGTGCTCGAGCTGTCCCCACCAGACATGGTGGAGGTAGCAGCCCGTGCCGGTTACACCCATGTGGGCTTGCGCCTGGTCCCGGCCACCGAGCAGGAGCAGCACTTCCCGCTGGTGGCAGACCCACAGCTGCGCCGCCAAACGAAGGCACGCCTTCGCGACACTGGCATCAAGGTGCTCGACCTGGAAATCCTCAGGCTCAAGCCCGATACCTGCGTAGCTGATTTCGAACCGATATTAGCGGTTGGCGCGGAGCTTGGCGGCTCAGAGCTGCTGGTGGCTGGCAACGACTCCGATAGCGCTCGCCTGACTGAGCACTTTGCGCAACTGTGCGACCTGGCTGCCGGTTATGGCATCTATCCGCATCTGGAATTCATGCCTTGGACCGACGTGCGCGACCTGCGCCAGGCCATGGAAGTGGTGGCCAACGCCGATCGGGCCAATGGCTGTGTGCTGGTCGATGCGTTTCACTTCAACCGTTCGCGGTGTTCGCTGGAGGATCTTGCACAGCTGCCGCCATCGCGCATGCGCTACGCCCAGTTGTGCGACGTGGCAGGCCCTGTGCCTGCCGAGATGGAGGAGATCCTGCGCCAGGCGCGCAATGAGCGGCGTTTCCCAGGTGATGGCGATGCTGACCTGGTGGGGCTGCTGCGCGCCTTGCCGGCGACGGTGCCCTTGAGCCTGGAAATCCCAACCCGCCAATTGATGGAGCAGGGCATCAGTGCTGAGCAGCGGGCGCGTATGGCACTGGATAAGGCCCGAGCGGTGCTCGCAAGGCGCTAG
- a CDS encoding VOC family protein yields MIDHLDHLVLTTIDVDACSDFYTRVLGMQRETFGAGRLAFRFGNQKINVHVRGHESEPKAHLPVPGALDLCFIASIALDEVIARLHAAPWPIVEGPVQRTGATGPIRSVYVRDPDLNLIEIAEPLPVG; encoded by the coding sequence ATGATCGACCACCTGGACCACCTGGTACTGACGACCATCGACGTCGATGCGTGCAGCGACTTCTACACACGTGTGCTGGGCATGCAGCGCGAAACATTCGGTGCTGGGCGGTTGGCGTTCCGCTTCGGCAACCAGAAGATCAACGTGCATGTGCGCGGCCATGAGTCCGAGCCCAAGGCGCATCTACCCGTGCCGGGCGCGCTGGACCTTTGCTTTATCGCCAGCATTGCTCTGGATGAGGTGATTGCCCGCCTGCATGCAGCGCCTTGGCCGATCGTTGAAGGCCCCGTGCAGCGCACCGGTGCGACCGGCCCGATCCGCTCGGTGTATGTACGCGATCCCGACCTGAACCTGATCGAGATCGCCGAACCCTTGCCTGTTGGCTAG